A region of Nostoc sp. 'Peltigera membranacea cyanobiont' N6 DNA encodes the following proteins:
- a CDS encoding radical SAM protein — MYIYQVEISNFCNLTCSYCPHPSQSRAKGNMSFSTFVDVVELAIQCGQKDLFLNNFGEPLLHPELFDFISYAKTKGIECNFITNGILLDEEKAWRLSELGVREIYLSEHLVGQKERIQEMFKENSIPLSIVYTYNPHQQEKHDWAGQVNSKTTSSRSLTSTIEKYKPCIFETKKRVVVLWDGSINTCCIDVNGTGIVGSVKDYLGRTDEYEFNAIPLCNTCDLMREE, encoded by the coding sequence ATGTATATTTATCAAGTTGAAATTTCCAATTTTTGTAATCTAACTTGCTCTTACTGTCCTCATCCATCTCAAAGTAGAGCAAAAGGAAATATGTCATTTTCTACATTTGTAGATGTTGTGGAATTAGCAATACAATGTGGACAAAAAGATTTATTTCTTAATAATTTTGGGGAACCCTTACTTCATCCAGAATTATTCGATTTTATCTCTTATGCGAAAACGAAGGGAATTGAATGTAATTTTATAACCAACGGTATACTCCTTGATGAGGAAAAGGCATGGCGCTTGTCTGAATTAGGTGTGCGTGAAATTTATCTGTCAGAACATCTTGTTGGGCAGAAAGAGCGTATTCAAGAAATGTTTAAGGAAAATTCTATTCCTTTGTCTATCGTCTATACCTATAATCCTCATCAGCAGGAAAAGCATGATTGGGCTGGACAAGTTAATTCTAAAACCACATCAAGCCGAAGTTTAACTAGTACGATAGAAAAGTATAAACCTTGCATTTTTGAAACTAAAAAGCGAGTTGTAGTTTTGTGGGATGGAAGTATCAACACCTGTTGTATAGATGTAAACGGAACAGGTATTGTTGGTTCTGTTAAAGATTATCTTGGCAGAACAGATGAATATGAATTTAATGCAATTCCACTATGCAACACTTGTGATTTAATGCGTGAAGAATAA
- a CDS encoding isopenicillin N synthase family dioxygenase — translation MTSINELAKQTTATSQIPIIDFYPFVTGDTKAKVAVANQISRAIEEMGCFYLKNGVSQTLIDQAFTKAEGFFTLPLAEKEKVASAVTGRSRGYIPFEKMFIGEQPGQLHESFSFANEFDPNKSGADDYTESLDVPNQWPENPPEFRQVLQQFFQASQECALNILEALAIALQLPNSYFTDLHSQQNHAGVFNYYPNISQAPKIGQTRFFEHTDLGSITLLFQDRGGGLEVYTPQGEWITTSSVPNTVLVMAADMMSRWTNDKFCATPHRVSVPTNFQKVKERYSFSFFVIPNYEVEVTCLESCLKADESPKYPPTFVGDHLLNRTKDRATKYGRS, via the coding sequence ATGACCTCAATCAATGAACTTGCAAAGCAAACAACTGCTACATCACAGATTCCCATTATTGATTTCTATCCATTTGTTACAGGTGACACCAAGGCTAAAGTAGCAGTTGCAAACCAAATTTCTCGCGCTATTGAAGAAATGGGCTGCTTCTATTTAAAAAATGGAGTTTCCCAAACTTTAATTGACCAAGCCTTTACCAAAGCCGAGGGATTTTTTACACTCCCATTAGCAGAAAAAGAGAAAGTAGCCTCAGCAGTAACTGGGCGTAGTCGAGGTTACATACCCTTTGAGAAAATGTTCATTGGCGAACAACCAGGACAATTACATGAGTCCTTTAGTTTTGCTAATGAATTTGACCCAAACAAATCCGGGGCTGACGATTATACAGAGTCCTTGGATGTCCCTAATCAATGGCCAGAAAATCCGCCGGAATTTCGGCAAGTTTTGCAGCAATTCTTTCAAGCTAGCCAAGAATGTGCTTTGAATATCCTAGAAGCATTGGCGATCGCCTTGCAACTACCAAATTCCTACTTTACCGATTTACATTCTCAGCAAAACCACGCCGGAGTTTTCAATTACTATCCCAATATCTCCCAAGCGCCAAAAATAGGACAAACTCGCTTTTTTGAACACACTGATTTAGGCAGCATTACTTTGCTATTTCAGGATCGAGGAGGAGGATTAGAAGTATACACACCTCAAGGAGAGTGGATTACCACCTCATCAGTTCCTAATACCGTTTTGGTAATGGCCGCAGATATGATGTCACGATGGACAAACGATAAATTTTGCGCCACACCTCACCGAGTTTCCGTACCGACTAATTTTCAGAAAGTAAAAGAAAGGTACTCATTTAGCTTTTTTGTGATTCCTAATTACGAAGTAGAAGTCACTTGTCTAGAAAGTTGCTTAAAGGCAGATGAATCTCCCAAATATCCCCCAACTTTTGTAGGCGATCATCTATTGAATAGAACCAAAGATCGAGCCACAAAATACGGACGTAGTTGA
- a CDS encoding isopenicillin N synthase family dioxygenase — MNSIQELEQQTTTSTQIPILNFHQFTADQLLRAIQEVGCFYLKNCVPQNAIDQAFTNANGFFALPEAEKRQLAWKDGAALGYFYTKYNGDFREAFVFGEAVLTEQIDTDSPVAQQVHQHLGQHPAFSDAVQQLFIACHDAGNSILKAIAIALNLPESYFSDRHPQQADYGLLHRYYEVSEPPQPGEARFEEHTDWGSLSLLFQDENGGLEVCTNAGEWIAAPPLPNTPIVFIADVMQRWTNDKFPATKHRVLMPADARSLPERYSLAFFLSPGDDTEIDCIENCLDAGKSPKYPPILTKEYYKQKTEDLAKRFSNPQ, encoded by the coding sequence ATGAACTCAATTCAAGAACTCGAACAACAGACTACCACTTCCACCCAAATTCCCATCCTTAATTTCCATCAGTTTACTGCTGACCAACTCTTACGTGCAATTCAAGAGGTTGGCTGTTTTTACCTGAAAAACTGTGTACCTCAAAATGCAATTGACCAAGCCTTTACTAATGCTAATGGCTTCTTTGCGCTACCAGAAGCAGAAAAAAGACAACTAGCTTGGAAAGACGGCGCAGCGCTTGGATACTTTTACACTAAGTATAACGGTGACTTTCGGGAAGCATTCGTCTTCGGCGAAGCTGTTTTAACAGAACAGATCGATACAGATTCCCCAGTGGCGCAACAGGTTCATCAACACCTGGGACAGCATCCCGCCTTTAGCGATGCTGTGCAGCAATTATTCATAGCTTGTCATGATGCCGGTAATAGCATCCTCAAAGCGATCGCCATTGCCCTAAACTTACCAGAATCATACTTTAGCGATCGCCATCCTCAACAAGCCGACTATGGACTGTTGCATCGCTACTATGAAGTATCCGAACCTCCCCAACCCGGAGAAGCCCGCTTCGAGGAACATACAGATTGGGGCAGTCTTTCCTTACTTTTTCAGGATGAAAATGGCGGGCTAGAGGTATGCACTAATGCCGGAGAATGGATTGCTGCGCCCCCACTCCCTAACACACCGATAGTTTTTATCGCAGATGTCATGCAGCGATGGACAAACGATAAATTCCCTGCTACCAAACATCGGGTACTAATGCCAGCCGATGCCCGTAGTCTTCCAGAAAGATACTCCTTAGCTTTCTTTCTCTCTCCTGGTGATGATACAGAAATTGACTGCATTGAAAATTGTTTAGATGCAGGCAAATCTCCTAAATACCCCCCAATTCTCACAAAGGAATATTACAAACAGAAAACTGAAGATTTGGCAAAAAGATTTAGCAATCCTCAATGA
- a CDS encoding aldo/keto reductase → MKTICLLSGRLMPVLGMGTAGLGEAIAQRDNEIAALRRGIDLGMTLIDTAEIYGEGRAETLIGEAIANCRSSVFLVSKVAPRNAIGQGAIAACENSLQRLQTDYLDLYLLHWRGPVTLSETLAAFETLKQSGKIRDYGVGNFDVEDMEEASALPGGEAIATNQIPYNLQHRNSEWKLLSWCQQRGIPIAAHSPLLQGELLKHPKLQSIAQQRGVTVAQVAIAWLLHQEAIVFPKASSIAHVEQNRAALDLQLTKEELSVLDVAFPPPSAPIALLENW, encoded by the coding sequence ATGAAAACTATTTGTTTACTATCCGGTCGATTGATGCCAGTATTGGGAATGGGGACTGCGGGATTGGGTGAAGCGATCGCCCAGCGTGACAATGAGATTGCTGCTTTGCGTCGTGGAATCGATTTAGGGATGACGTTGATTGATACGGCAGAGATTTACGGTGAGGGTAGGGCGGAAACCTTAATTGGCGAAGCGATCGCTAATTGTCGTTCATCAGTCTTTCTTGTTAGTAAGGTTGCGCCTCGTAATGCGATTGGGCAAGGGGCGATCGCAGCTTGTGAGAACAGTTTACAACGGTTGCAGACGGATTATCTCGACCTTTATTTGCTGCATTGGCGGGGGCCTGTAACGTTATCAGAAACGTTGGCAGCATTTGAGACGTTGAAACAATCTGGCAAGATTCGAGATTATGGCGTTGGTAATTTTGATGTTGAGGATATGGAAGAAGCCAGTGCTTTACCTGGAGGTGAAGCCATTGCTACAAATCAAATCCCCTATAATTTGCAGCATCGCAATAGTGAATGGAAGCTATTATCCTGGTGTCAGCAAAGAGGAATCCCGATCGCGGCGCATTCACCTTTGCTACAAGGCGAACTACTCAAACATCCCAAATTGCAATCAATTGCCCAACAGCGCGGGGTAACAGTTGCACAAGTGGCGATCGCTTGGTTGTTGCATCAAGAGGCGATCGTCTTTCCCAAAGCCAGCAGTATCGCCCACGTTGAACAGAATCGCGCTGCCCTTGATTTGCAGTTAACAAAAGAAGAACTTAGTGTTTTGGATGTTGCTTTTCCCCCACCATCTGCACCTATTGCCCTGCTTGAGAATTGGTAA
- a CDS encoding glycosyltransferase family 4 protein, protein MKIAFFDYPVTLAEPPKTGGIRLVSYALARRLARAGHEVLFYGSKGHYQELEYHEDGITYRRIPESWIDKILEPLNFLDIWNISHPQRPFYASKLFYCEFYRQVAKDIQAQQCDVIHMNIVFQFVPLMRAYNPQAKIVLHIHSDFLPLFDPVMVKQHLKSVNLVIGCSDYLKNQVRKYLPHLNSQTLYNGADTRHFAVPNHHNQEDKKKDIKQILFVGRISPEKGIHVLIDAFNKVVSRYPQVQLKLVGSETALVPWYTLDREDPQIQNILPYYQGSYREQLQERIDSTAANSVFFLGKVPHFELFEYYQQADIFIFPSVWNEAFGMPIIEAMSMGLPVIATRGGAFPELIEDEKTGLLVERGNADALADAILRLLLDDNLRIAMGELGNHQAVEKFDWDHQAQKLLHQYQAI, encoded by the coding sequence ATGAAAATTGCCTTCTTCGATTATCCTGTCACCCTAGCCGAACCCCCTAAAACTGGAGGAATCCGCTTAGTATCTTATGCGTTGGCGCGACGTTTAGCTCGTGCTGGTCATGAAGTTTTATTCTATGGCTCAAAAGGTCACTATCAAGAATTGGAATATCACGAAGATGGCATTACCTATCGCCGTATTCCCGAATCATGGATCGATAAAATATTAGAACCATTAAACTTTCTTGATATCTGGAATATATCCCACCCTCAACGACCTTTCTATGCCTCTAAATTATTTTATTGTGAATTTTACCGCCAAGTCGCCAAGGATATTCAAGCACAGCAATGTGATGTAATTCACATGAACATTGTTTTTCAATTCGTTCCCCTCATGCGTGCCTATAACCCACAAGCGAAAATTGTCTTACATATACATAGTGATTTTCTCCCATTGTTCGATCCAGTAATGGTTAAACAGCACCTTAAGTCAGTTAATTTAGTAATTGGATGCAGCGATTATCTAAAAAATCAGGTTCGTAAATACTTGCCTCATCTTAATAGTCAAACTTTATATAATGGTGCAGATACTCGTCATTTTGCCGTCCCTAATCATCACAATCAAGAAGATAAGAAAAAAGATATTAAACAAATTCTTTTTGTGGGTAGAATTTCACCAGAAAAGGGTATACACGTTTTAATTGATGCCTTTAATAAAGTAGTGTCTCGTTATCCCCAAGTACAGCTAAAACTTGTCGGTTCAGAAACCGCATTAGTCCCGTGGTACACACTTGATAGAGAAGACCCGCAAATTCAGAATATTCTTCCTTATTACCAAGGTAGCTATCGGGAGCAATTGCAAGAGCGAATTGATTCTACCGCCGCCAATTCAGTTTTTTTTCTAGGCAAAGTTCCCCATTTCGAGCTATTTGAGTATTATCAGCAAGCAGATATATTTATTTTTCCATCTGTTTGGAATGAGGCATTTGGAATGCCGATTATCGAAGCAATGTCAATGGGATTACCTGTTATTGCTACCCGTGGGGGTGCTTTCCCCGAACTGATAGAGGATGAGAAAACAGGGTTATTGGTCGAACGCGGGAATGCGGATGCTTTAGCCGACGCAATACTGCGGCTGCTTTTAGATGACAATCTCAGAATTGCAATGGGAGAACTTGGAAACCACCAAGCAGTTGAAAAGTTTGATTGGGATCATCAGGCGCAAAAGCTATTGCACCAATATCAAGCAATATGA
- a CDS encoding MFS transporter — MLASIEKTPLTIFREMKLFIIVWVGQLIASIGSSITAFALDVWVYEQTGSVTQFALITLSNTLPLILLAPVAGLLVDRWDRRWTMILSDLFATLAIVAIAALFIIGRLEVWHIYLANTFGAIFMAFQIPAFIASITLLVPKQHLGRANGMLSFMNGTARLVAPPLGGILLGMISLQGIIVLHLTTVFLSIILLLMVQFPKSSAPVVAIEESSFLKETTYGLTYLLARPGLLGVLIISAYSLFLVGCVQVITIPLVLSFAPVTVLGTILSLFGVAILAGGLLIGIWGGLERNMNTIYGCMLLTGVFLVVAGLQASIFVFIVGIFLFFLIRPIIASSTQAIFQAKVEPLVQGRVFSIKGAIEAVGLPLGYITIGPLAEKVFEPLMATDGLLAGSIGQIIGVGTGRGMGLLCIIMGVLTISATCITYFSPRLRLVEDELPDVIDEVAIAAISTSDIL, encoded by the coding sequence GTGTTAGCAAGTATAGAAAAAACGCCACTGACTATTTTCCGTGAGATGAAACTGTTTATCATTGTTTGGGTGGGACAGCTGATTGCATCTATTGGTAGCAGCATCACCGCATTTGCTTTGGATGTTTGGGTTTACGAACAGACAGGTTCTGTCACCCAATTTGCTCTTATTACCCTTTCCAATACTTTACCTCTGATCTTACTTGCACCTGTCGCTGGGTTATTAGTCGATCGGTGGGATCGGAGATGGACAATGATTCTCAGCGATTTATTTGCAACTTTAGCAATAGTAGCGATCGCTGCTTTATTTATCATCGGTCGATTGGAAGTATGGCATATTTACTTAGCCAATACCTTCGGTGCTATCTTCATGGCTTTTCAGATACCCGCTTTCATCGCTTCCATAACCCTATTAGTACCAAAACAGCACCTTGGTCGTGCTAATGGAATGCTGAGTTTCATGAACGGTACAGCGCGGCTTGTCGCACCACCTTTAGGAGGTATCTTGTTAGGGATGATTTCTCTGCAAGGGATTATCGTGCTGCATTTAACTACCGTATTTTTGAGTATTATTCTTTTGTTGATGGTTCAGTTTCCTAAATCCAGCGCTCCTGTTGTTGCAATTGAGGAAAGTTCTTTTCTCAAAGAAACAACTTATGGATTAACCTATTTATTGGCTCGACCAGGACTATTAGGAGTGTTAATCATTTCAGCTTATAGCCTTTTTCTTGTAGGATGTGTTCAGGTTATCACTATACCTCTGGTGTTATCTTTTGCTCCCGTAACAGTTTTAGGGACTATTCTTTCGCTCTTTGGCGTTGCTATTTTAGCAGGGGGTTTACTGATTGGTATCTGGGGAGGTCTAGAGCGTAACATGAATACGATATATGGCTGTATGCTGCTAACGGGTGTGTTTCTTGTTGTTGCCGGTTTGCAAGCTTCTATTTTTGTTTTCATTGTCGGCATCTTCTTATTCTTTTTGATCCGACCAATAATTGCTAGTTCAACACAAGCTATTTTTCAGGCGAAAGTAGAACCATTAGTGCAGGGTAGAGTTTTTTCTATTAAAGGAGCGATCGAAGCTGTAGGTTTACCTCTAGGCTATATTACGATAGGGCCTTTGGCAGAAAAGGTGTTTGAACCCTTAATGGCTACTGATGGCTTGTTGGCAGGTAGTATCGGACAAATTATTGGTGTTGGTACAGGTCGTGGGATGGGACTTCTGTGCATCATTATGGGAGTTTTGACTATCTCAGCAACTTGTATTACTTACTTCTCCCCTCGCCTACGACTTGTGGAAGATGAACTACCTGATGTAATTGATGAAGTCGCAATCGCAGCTATATCGACCTCAGATATCCTCTAA
- the nifH gene encoding nitrogenase iron protein, whose protein sequence is MTDPKIRQIAFYGKGGIGKSTTSQNTLAAMAEMGQRVLIVGCDPKADSTRLMLHSKAQTSVLQLAAERGAVEDIELEEVMLTGFRDVRCVESGGPEPGVGCAGRGIITAINFLEENGAYKDVDFVSYDVLGDVVCGGFAMPIREGKAQEIYIVTSGEMMAMYAANNIARGVLKYAHTGGVRLGGLICNSRNVDREIDLIETLAKRLNTQMIHYVPRDNIVQHAELRRMTVNEYAPDSNQANEYRTLGTKIINNKNLTVPTPIEMEELEDLLIEFGILESEENAAMLIGKTATEAPV, encoded by the coding sequence ATGACTGACCCAAAAATTAGACAAATAGCTTTCTATGGTAAAGGCGGTATTGGTAAATCTACCACCTCTCAAAACACCCTAGCAGCAATGGCAGAAATGGGTCAGCGCGTGCTGATTGTTGGTTGCGACCCCAAAGCTGACTCTACCCGTTTGATGCTACACAGTAAAGCTCAAACAAGCGTTCTTCAATTAGCTGCTGAACGTGGCGCTGTAGAAGATATTGAACTCGAAGAAGTAATGCTGACCGGTTTCCGGGATGTACGTTGTGTGGAGTCTGGTGGCCCTGAACCTGGTGTAGGTTGCGCCGGTCGTGGTATTATCACCGCTATCAACTTCTTAGAAGAAAACGGTGCTTACAAAGATGTTGACTTTGTAAGTTACGACGTTTTGGGTGACGTTGTGTGCGGTGGTTTCGCTATGCCTATCCGTGAAGGTAAGGCACAAGAAATCTACATCGTTACCTCTGGTGAAATGATGGCGATGTATGCTGCTAACAACATTGCTCGTGGTGTTCTCAAATATGCTCACACTGGCGGTGTGCGCTTGGGTGGTTTGATTTGTAACAGCCGTAACGTTGACCGGGAAATCGATCTTATCGAAACCCTGGCAAAACGCTTGAACACCCAAATGATTCACTACGTACCTCGTGACAATATTGTGCAACACGCAGAATTGCGTCGCATGACTGTTAACGAGTATGCGCCTGACAGTAACCAAGCTAATGAATATCGGACATTAGGTACAAAGATCATCAACAACAAGAATCTGACTGTCCCCACACCTATTGAGATGGAAGAGTTAGAAGATTTGTTGATTGAATTCGGTATCCTCGAAAGCGAGGAAAATGCTGCAATGCTGATTGGTAAGACTGCTACTGAAGCACCTGTATAG
- the cas2 gene encoding CRISPR-associated endonuclease Cas2: MYIVVSYDIPEDKRRTKIHSILKSYGQWMQLSVFECDITLTQYAKLRSRLAKLIKPDTDSVRFYFLCGCCQGKIERIGGEQPRDETIFFAESLSS; encoded by the coding sequence ATGTATATTGTTGTCAGCTACGACATTCCAGAAGATAAGCGTCGAACTAAAATCCATTCCATTCTCAAGTCTTACGGACAATGGATGCAACTGAGTGTGTTTGAGTGCGATATCACTCTCACTCAGTATGCTAAACTGCGATCGCGTTTGGCCAAATTGATTAAACCCGACACCGATAGCGTGCGCTTTTATTTTCTCTGTGGCTGCTGTCAGGGAAAAATCGAACGTATTGGCGGAGAACAGCCACGAGACGAAACAATTTTCTTTGCTGAGTCTCTTTCTAGCTAG
- the cas1d gene encoding type I-D CRISPR-associated endonuclease Cas1d has protein sequence MGTLYVTQADAFIGKVDERLTVKAEQKTIMDIPLIKLEGIVVLGRATISPAVVSELLDRHICLTFLTQNGRYLGRLEPEVTKNIFVRKAQWQAVGESQSAIHLVRGFVRGKLKNYRHSLLRTQREHPDTDLNNNITRLENAIAPIEKTSSIDSLRGLEGAGSAAYFGCFQQLIKTPEFRFEARNRRPPTDPVNALLSFGYSLLRHDVQSALNIVGFDPYLGYLHVERYGRPSLALDLMEEFRPLIVDAVVLSLINKRSLTLADFTTEPLSGAVSLTKEGLHTFLRAYEQKKQSEFKHPVMGTKCTYQKSFEIQARLLSKYLMNEIDKYPPLVLK, from the coding sequence ATGGGAACACTTTACGTAACACAAGCTGACGCTTTTATCGGCAAAGTTGACGAACGTCTCACCGTCAAAGCTGAACAAAAAACTATCATGGATATCCCTTTAATTAAACTAGAAGGGATTGTAGTACTAGGACGGGCTACTATTTCTCCCGCCGTCGTCAGTGAACTTTTAGATCGTCATATTTGTTTAACATTTCTCACCCAAAATGGACGATATTTAGGACGTTTAGAACCAGAAGTTACCAAAAATATCTTTGTTCGGAAAGCCCAATGGCAAGCTGTGGGAGAATCACAATCAGCAATACATTTAGTTCGGGGATTTGTGCGCGGTAAATTGAAAAATTACCGTCATAGCTTACTTCGCACTCAGCGAGAACATCCTGATACTGACCTGAATAATAACATCACTCGATTAGAAAACGCGATCGCACCAATCGAAAAAACTAGCAGTATTGATTCCCTCAGAGGCTTAGAAGGTGCGGGTAGTGCAGCTTATTTCGGTTGTTTTCAACAGCTAATCAAAACCCCAGAATTCCGATTTGAAGCCAGAAACCGCCGCCCACCAACCGATCCAGTTAACGCTTTACTGAGTTTTGGGTATTCATTACTACGTCATGATGTGCAAAGTGCTTTAAATATAGTCGGCTTCGATCCTTATCTAGGATACTTACATGTCGAACGTTATGGTAGACCTTCCCTAGCCTTAGACTTGATGGAAGAATTTCGTCCCTTAATAGTGGATGCTGTAGTGTTGTCGCTAATTAACAAGCGATCGCTAACCTTAGCTGACTTTACCACCGAACCGCTCAGTGGTGCTGTGTCTTTAACCAAAGAAGGACTGCATACATTTCTCCGCGCCTACGAACAAAAGAAACAATCGGAATTCAAACATCCAGTCATGGGAACTAAATGCACCTACCAAAAATCCTTTGAAATTCAGGCGAGGTTATTGAGTAAGTACCTCATGAATGAAATCGATAAATATCCCCCCTTAGTTCTCAAATAA
- the cas4 gene encoding CRISPR-associated protein Cas4 produces the protein MNQTEYISIAALNQYAYCPHRCWRMFCAGEFTDNQYTIEGTTLHDRVHTTSDVQRGETWQIRAIWLKSEQYKLIGKSDLIEAESGEIYPVEYKRGRKGEWDNDELQVCAQALCLEEMTGETVNTGYIYYAHSHQRQLVEINAELRQSAIATIQSVTNLLETGAMPKPVYSKRCQGCSLYSQCLPKATDKVKSYQEVN, from the coding sequence ATGAACCAAACCGAATACATTTCTATTGCGGCATTGAATCAATATGCCTATTGTCCGCATCGCTGTTGGCGGATGTTTTGTGCAGGGGAGTTTACCGATAATCAATACACAATTGAAGGCACAACATTACACGATCGCGTCCACACGACAAGCGATGTGCAACGAGGAGAAACTTGGCAGATTCGAGCAATTTGGCTGAAGTCTGAGCAATACAAACTCATCGGAAAATCTGATTTAATTGAAGCTGAATCAGGTGAAATTTATCCAGTTGAATACAAACGGGGACGCAAAGGTGAATGGGATAACGATGAGTTGCAAGTTTGCGCCCAAGCCTTATGTTTAGAAGAGATGACAGGAGAAACTGTTAACACTGGATATATCTATTATGCCCACTCCCATCAACGGCAATTGGTAGAGATTAATGCAGAGTTACGGCAAAGTGCGATCGCTACTATTCAATCTGTCACAAATCTCTTAGAAACCGGAGCAATGCCAAAACCAGTTTACAGCAAACGCTGCCAAGGATGCAGCCTTTATTCGCAATGTTTGCCCAAAGCCACTGATAAAGTCAAAAGTTATCAAGAAGTCAATTAA
- the cas6 gene encoding CRISPR-associated endoribonuclease Cas6, translating into MPHSLVLNLLPQSPIPSQYLTGRHLHALFLTLVSSVDRTLGDRLHDSTADKAFTLSPLQIDSYFKGGKRGSQLQYSHQEPIPVGTPCWWRISLLDDTLFSQLTQLWLNLNPNRPWHLGPADLYITSIQGTPQSIQPWANASTYAQLYEQASDRNSSINLSFSTPTAFRQGQYDSTLPTRESVFNSLLSRWNKYSGIELSQIAIESIFPSFVNIHTEILADSRSKFIGILGEVNYKILGAIEPIQIKQINALADFALYAGIGRKTTMGMGMTRRLYSP; encoded by the coding sequence ATGCCTCATAGCTTAGTATTAAATTTGCTTCCCCAGTCTCCTATACCTTCCCAGTATCTTACTGGCAGACATCTTCATGCTTTATTTTTAACACTCGTTAGTTCCGTAGATAGAACATTAGGCGATCGCCTCCACGATTCCACCGCAGACAAAGCTTTCACCCTCTCCCCCCTACAAATTGACAGTTATTTCAAGGGGGGTAAAAGAGGATCTCAATTGCAATACTCTCATCAAGAACCCATTCCCGTCGGAACTCCTTGTTGGTGGCGCATCTCTTTATTAGACGACACTCTATTTAGCCAACTTACCCAACTCTGGCTAAATCTTAATCCCAATCGCCCTTGGCATCTTGGCCCGGCTGACTTGTATATTACCAGCATTCAAGGCACACCCCAATCTATTCAACCTTGGGCTAATGCCAGTACTTATGCTCAATTATACGAACAAGCTAGCGATCGCAATTCTTCCATTAACCTTAGCTTCTCCACACCTACCGCCTTCCGTCAAGGACAGTATGACAGTACTCTTCCTACCAGAGAATCTGTCTTTAATTCCCTACTTTCGCGGTGGAATAAATACAGTGGCATAGAATTATCTCAGATTGCGATCGAGTCAATATTTCCTTCTTTTGTCAACATTCACACAGAAATATTAGCAGACTCTCGTAGTAAATTCATTGGCATTCTTGGCGAAGTTAACTACAAGATTTTGGGAGCAATTGAACCGATTCAAATTAAGCAAATTAACGCTTTAGCTGACTTTGCTTTGTATGCAGGAATTGGTCGCAAAACAACAATGGGCATGGGAATGACGCGGCGGCTATATTCTCCCTAA
- a CDS encoding 2OG-Fe(II) oxygenase — translation MKHYQQQTNAFPSDYLNNLWGEIQACPYFAINNLNRDFVATKGFSVVFQRSGLPKVEQQFPYFKPYLDLALQPNCNAFYLNPLQLKEGSRVDPHIDRSLRSYSKTIEPPAVVSVLYVRVPADMEGGELVLRSHKRQLGQIKPQFNTLVYFQGDLTHSVNAVKTPGNRLSLVCEQYSLSEAELQEIPEYTVESRSTQSTKKQKKYAS, via the coding sequence GTGAAACACTATCAACAACAAACCAACGCCTTCCCCAGCGATTACCTAAACAACTTGTGGGGAGAAATCCAAGCTTGTCCTTACTTTGCTATCAACAACCTCAACCGCGATTTTGTCGCCACTAAAGGATTTTCTGTAGTATTTCAGCGTTCTGGATTACCAAAAGTAGAACAGCAGTTTCCCTACTTCAAACCTTACCTCGATTTGGCTCTCCAACCGAATTGTAATGCTTTTTACCTCAATCCTTTACAACTCAAAGAAGGCTCCCGTGTCGATCCGCACATCGATCGCTCTTTGCGTTCTTACTCCAAAACCATTGAACCGCCTGCGGTTGTCAGTGTCCTCTATGTGCGCGTACCTGCGGATATGGAAGGGGGAGAACTGGTATTGCGATCGCACAAACGCCAACTTGGGCAAATTAAGCCCCAATTCAATACTTTAGTTTATTTTCAAGGTGATTTAACCCATTCGGTTAACGCTGTCAAAACCCCAGGAAATCGCCTCAGTCTCGTTTGTGAACAGTATAGTTTGAGTGAAGCTGAACTCCAGGAAATTCCTGAGTACACTGTAGAGTCAAGAAGCACTCAGTCTACAAAAAAGCAAAAAAAGTATGCCTCATAG